The genomic DNA ATAGCCGTTGTTTAACCAAGTCGAAAGGATGTCCTTGCCGGGAGCCGCGATGTGGACGGTCTTGGTGCCGAAGTTTGAGAAAGACGCGAGTTTGTCGTTACGGTCGAGTGCGGCAACGCTGATGACGTTCGGCAGATCGTAATTCGAAGGATAATGCGGCCGTTTGTCGTTGTTCGAACCGTCATTTCCCGCAGCGGCGACAAACAGTATCCCGGCGTCGCCCGCGGCACGGATCGTGTCTTCGAGCGCTTTGGATCTGGATGTCGAACCCCAGCTCGCACTGATGATCCGAAGGTTCACGCCATTCTTCTTGCGGTCGATCGCATAATTTATCGCCGCGATCGCGTCTTCGGTCGTACCCGAACCACCGCGTCCGAGGAACTTGAGCGGCATTATCTTGACGTGCCAATTGACGCCCACGACGCCTTCGCCGTTATCGCCCTCAGCTCCGATGATCCCGGCACAGTGCGTGCCGTGGCCGTTGTCGTCCATTGGATCGGCAATTTTATCGGTACCGTTGAAACCGTTGAGATCGTTGAATGTGCCGAGTTCGTCGTCCGTGTAGGCGGCTAGATTCTTCGGCCTGACCCACATGTTGCCGACGAGATCGACATGTGTGTAATCTACACCGCTGTCGAGCACAGCGACGACCACTTCCTCACTTCCCTGCGACTTTGCCCACGCGGCAATTGCATCAATATCGGCTCTTGCGGTGCCGCCGTCCTGACCTGTGTTGCTCAATGCCCATTGGTCGGTGAATAACGGATCGTTCGGTTTTGCCGTAGACGGCTGCCTATATTTCAGGTCTTTGGGCGATTCTTTCTGGATCGGATCGTCGAGTTTTATCTGAAAATTCGGCTCGGCATACGCAACCTCAGCCATCGCACTGTAGTGAGCCGCAACTGCAGATGCGTCGGCGTTGTCGAGATCATCGATCGCGGCGAGGCCGCTGACGGATTCGATCTCGTCGGTCATCGAATCGTTATTCGCCACGGCGATCGCTCTGATCTGCTCGACATTGACGCCAGGTTTGAATCGAACAAGGATCTCAGGTGCGCTCGTTCCGGTTACCGTTTTGACGGTTTCACGTTGTTTCTCCGCACGTGTGAAATCAGCGTTATTCGATTTCAACTCGACGCGCCAACGGTCGATCTGCCCGACTACGGCCGCGAGTGACAGCAAAACAACTCCTAACCCTATGTGTATCCAGATATTATTGCGATTCATGGTACTGCTCCAAAACCTATGATTCTATGACGTAATTCTTGCCCTGAAAGTTGTGCAGCCGCAGCTGATATTTATCGGCGCGATATTCATATTTTTTGCCGCCGGCACCGAGCTTTATCTGCCATCCGCCCGATATCATCTGCACCGACATCTCGCCGTCCGTTGGTGCTCCGAGCGACATATCAGGAAAATCCTTGTCCGCAACGCCCTTTTCTGCGACATCGCTCTCGTCAATTTTTAAACGTTTCGCAAGGTCAGCAATTGCAAGTTTTGTCGAACTTTCTTTGGTAAAACTCATACAAATTCCGATGTTCTCAATCTTGCTCTTTCTACGAATTGAAGTCAATAAAAGTTCGATCGGCCGTAAGCATCAAAAAAGAAATTTAACAGGATAAACAGGATGTAAAGGATAATCAATGCTCTATTCAGACATCTGTCCTGAATATCCTGTCCATCCTGTGTGAATTCCTTCAGGCTCTTCGATACGTCAAATTTCTCGTGATCTCGACAATTGCCGGCACAATATACGTCGCGCACGCCACGCCCAATATCAGGCCGGTCACGAACCGCGAAAAGTGGTTATTCTCCCAGATCCCAAAAACGGTAAGCGACCAATCAATACCGATCGGTATCATCGACAGGAACAGCCAAAACCTCGGCAGCGGCTCGATATCAGCGATATTCCGCCATAACGGATAGATCACAAATCCCGCGAAAAGCCCAAAATAAACTCCAAAACACCGTGAACAAACCCCAAACGGTTCGCCCGCGACGTGAAATGTCCGCTCCGGCAGTTGGTGGCAAATATAGCTGAAAAAATGATAAAGCGGAGTGGAAAAGTCGGCTAGCCCGTTGGCCTTCGCAACCGGAGCCGCAACGATCAGTAATACAAATGCCAACACGACCGCCAACCCAACGGCCCAGGCCCTGACCGCTTGTTTTCGCATTTTCGCAGCAATATCTTGTGGAATATAGTTTTCTGCGGATTCAGCCATCTTCACAAGGCCTCCGAAACAACTGACAACTAATAGCTGACAACTGATGATTTTAACCTAACAGTTATCAGTTGCTAGTTATCAGTTTTCAGTTATTTCGAGGCGGCCGCCGCCAAGGCTTGTTCCGTTTCGAGAATATGATGCGTCGTCTGTATGACCGTGTCCGGATTGAGCGAGATCGAGTTGATTCCGCGTTTGACCAGAAACTCGGCAAACTCCGGATAATCGGACGGTGCCTGGCCGCAGATGCCGATCTTTTTGCCGGCACGTTTGGCGGCGTCAATTGCCATCGCGATCATTTTTTCGACGGCGCCGTTACGCTCGTCGAACAAATGTGCGACCATCTCGCTGTCGCGGTCGAGCCCGAGTGCGAGCTGCGTCAGATCATTCGAACCGATCGAATATCCGTCGAATATTTCAAGAAATTCGTCGGCAAAGACAACGTTCGCGGGCAGTTCGCACATGGCGTAGATCTCGAGGTCGTTCTCGCCTTGCTTGAGGCCGTGTTCGGCCATCAATGCGATGACCTTTTTGCCTTCTTCGACCGTGCGGACGAACGGGATCATCGGCTTGATGTTGGTCAGGCCCATGTCCTCGCGGGCACGCTGCATCGCCTGGCATTCGAGCCTGAAACCGGCCTTGTACCGGTCGTCATAGTAACGCGAAGCACCGCGGAAACCGATCATCGGATTTTCCTCGACCGGCTCAAATTCCTTACCGCCGATGAGCATAGCGTATTCGTTCGATTTGAAATCAGACATGCGAACGATGACAGGTTTTGGATAAAACGCCGCCGCGATGCGCCCAATGCCTTCGGCAAGCGAACGGACAAAAAACTCTTTCGGATCTTCCTCGAGAATGCGCCCGGCGATCGTTTCGATGTCCTCGCGTTTCTTGAGGTTCGGGTAATTTACGAGCGCCATCGGATGGATGCCGATGTGGTTGTTGATGATAAATTCGAGCCTCGCGAGGCCGACGCCGTCGTTCGGCAGACGCGAAACGTCAAACGCATGGTCGGGGTCGCCGACGTTCATCATGACCTGTGTCTGCGGCCTTACCTTGTCGGTGATCTGCTGCTTTTCGACCTTAAAATCGATCTTGCCGTAGTAGATATTGCCGCGTTCGCCTTCGGAGCAGGAGACGGTGATGTCCGTGCCGTTCTTGACCTTTTCGGTCGCATCGCCCGTACCGACGATGCACGGAATGCCGAGTTCGCGGCTGATGATCGCGCTATGACACGTGCGTCCGCCGCGCTCGGTGACGATCGCCGACGCCCGTTTCATGATCGGTTCCCACGCCGGGTCTGTCATCGCGGTGACGAGTATCTCGCCCTCTTTGAACGTGTTCAGCTTCGCCGAATCAAGCATCACGTGTGCCTGTCCGTGGCCGATCTTTTCACCGACCGCTACGCCCGTCGCAAGCGGAGCTCCGTGCGTGCCGACGAGCTTGTATTTCTCGATGTAGTTGGTCGTGTTCTGCGCGTGGATCGTTTCGGGCCGAGCCTGGAGGATAAATAATTCGCCCGTGATGCCGTCCTTGGCCCATTCGATATCCATCGGCTGGTGCTTTCCGGCGAGCTTTGAATAATGATCTTCGATCGCACACGCCCACTGCGAGAGCTGCAAGACCTCAAAACCGGCGAGGCAAAAACGGTTCCGCTGCGTCTCGACCACATCGCGGACCTGCGTGCCCGTGCCGTCGTCGGCAAAGACCATCTTGACCTCTTTGACCCCTAGTTTTCGTGTAACGATCGGCCGAAAGCCCTGCTTGAGCGTCGGTTTGAAAACGATCCATTCGTCCGGCGTCGCCATCCCCTGCACGACCGCTTCGCCTAATCCCCACGCACCGTTGATGACCACAACTTCGCGAAATCCGCTTTCCGTATCCAGCGTGAACATCACGCCCGAGCAGGCGATATCGCTGCGCACCATCGGCTGAATACCGATCGACAAAGCGACATCGAAATGATCAAATCCTTTCGCCGTACGATACGAGATCGCCCGGTCGGTCCAGAGCGAGGCGTAACATTCGTGACAAGCCTCGATGATCCGCTGTTCGCCGCGAACATTCAATATCGTGTCCTGCTGCCCCGCAAACGCAGCGTCCGGCAGGTCCTCGGCCGTTGCTGATGAACGCACCGCGACCTCCAAATTCTTTTTGCCAATACGCGTACCTAGCCTGTTATAAGACTCGGTAATAGCAGCCTCGACCTCAGGCGGAAACGGCGTTTCGAGCATCAGGCGGCGTGCTTCGCTGCCGACGCGGGCGAGTTCGTCGAGGTCATTGACGTCAAGCCCCTTGAGCAGCGTTTTCAGCCGCTTTCGCAAATTATCGGTCTCGAGCAGCACTTCATACGCCCGGCTGGTCGTCGAAAAGCCATCGACCGAGCGCACACCTTGCCCCGTCAGCTCCTGAAAAAGCTCGCCAAGACTCGCACATTTCCCACCGACGATCGCCACATCGCCAGCGCCCACCTCGCTGAAATCAAGAACGTATTGTTTTGCGTCTTCCATAAAAAATAATAGAACGCGGATCGGACGGATCAGGCGGATAAACGCGGATCAAATCCTTTGGCAAATCCGTGCTGATCCGCTAAATCCGCTTCATCCGCGTTCCATTTCTTAGAATCGAATAACAGCGTCCGGCCCGCCTTCGACGTGCACCGTGTCGACGAAGCGGATGCTCTTGCTGTCCGTCGTCATGACGACGGAATGCGTGCGTTTGCCCGCTCCGAAGAATCTGACGCCGCGAAGCAGAGAGCCGTCGGTAACGCCTGTCGCCGCAAAGATGATCTTTTTGCCCGGTGCGAGGTCGTTAGTATCGTAGATCTTGTTGGGGTCGGTAATGCCCATTTCGGCGAGGCGTGCCATGACCTTTTCGACCGGCGGCACCTTTGATTTGTCCACACCGAGACGCTCGGGATCCCAGACGAGCTTGGCCTGTATCTCGCCGTTGAGGCATTTCATCGCGGCGGCAGTGATGACGCCTTCAGGGGCACCGCCGATGCCCATCAATGCGTGAATGTTCGTTCCTGCGACCGCCGCCGAGATGCCTGCCGAGAGGTCGCCGTCCGAGATCAGCCGAATACGGGCACCGGCCGCACGGACCTCGTCGACCAGAGCTTTATGGCGTCCGCGATCGAGGCACATAACGGTCAGATCCTCGATATCACGGCCCAAACGGCGGGCGATATTCTTGAGATTTTCGGCAACCGGAGCATCGATATCGACCGAGCCGCGGCACGAAGGCCCGACGACGATCTTGTCCATATAGATGTCAGGAGCGTAGAGCAAACCGCCGCGTTCCGCCGCCGCCAGCACGGCGATCGCGTTGTTTGCTCCCAAAGCACATAGATTCGTGCCCTCGAGCGGATCGACAGCTATGTCGACCTCGGGAAATTCAGCTCGGGCGTCATCCGAAAAGATGCCGCCGCCGACCTCTTCGCCGATGTAGAGCATCGGAGCCTCGTCACGTTCGCCTTCGCCGATGACGATGCGGCCGCGCATAGGGACCGTGTCCATCACTTCGCGCATCGCTTCGACGGCGACGTGGTCGCTGTATTTGCGGTCGCCCTGGCCCATTGTTTTGGCCGATTCGATAGCGGCCGCCTCGGTCACACGCAGAAAATCGAGTGACAATTCACGTTCAGCTTTGATGTTTTTCATTCAGTTTCCTTAATTGAACCGCAGAGACGCCTGGTAAAATGGTAACAGGATCGACATGATCAACATGATGTTCTGAATCGAAATACACTGGTTTTCCAATCCTGTTTATCCTGTGCATCCTGTTTGAATTATCTATGTCCCTAACGCGTCGTTGCGGTGAAGATCGTATAGTTGATGTTGAGATTCTACCACTTGTCTAACCTGATTTGACAAGCTATCCTTGGAGTATTACGGTTTTATTTTGCTTTGCAAAAGAGTTTGTAGAGTTCATTGAGTGTATTGGGTTCGTCGCGTAATAGTGATTTGTATATAAATTCACAAAACCCCAATAATTCAAGAAACTCGAAGAACTCAAAAAAACTCTATTAACTTCTAATTATGACTTATATTGTTGCCGAGCCTTGCGTCCAGTGTAAATACAGCGACTGCGCCGCCGTTTGTCCCGTCGAGGCGTTCCACGAACTGCCCGACAAACTGTTGATCAACCCCGACACTTGCATCGACTGCGACGCATGCCTCCCCGAATGCCCCGTCGAAGCCATCTACTCGGATATGTCCATTCCCGAGGAATACCTCCCGTGGCTCGAGATCAACGCAACCGCCGAAAATTACCCGATCATCAGCGTAAAGCAACCCGCCCTAATGGGCCCCGGCTGCTCCGGCCCGCCGGAATAGGTTTATTGATCGATCAAATTAGTAAGGGCCACGAACAAGCCGTTCGCGGCCTTTATTAGTTCCAACGAACGCCGGCGCGAAAATTGATCGGCGAGCTGACCGTTCGGATCGGAGTTCGGCTGGTCGGGTAGCGTGTATTCGTGACATTTTCGAGAGCGGCAAATATTGAGGCATTCTTCCCGACGCGGCGTGAGGCAAATAGGTCGATCTGGAGGAATGGCTCGAGGCGAAAGAGGTTTTGGTCGTCGTCGAACTGCTTTCCGGCGGCACGCCCCTGCAGGGCGAGCGTCCATTTTTCCATTGAATACCGGGCTTGGAATGTGACCTGATGCCGGGCGACCTGCGGCACGCGGAGGCCGACAAGTGTTGGGTCCGCGGCAAATTCAACGACACGCGAATCCGCGAACAGATAGCCTGCGGAAAAGTGCAGGCGGCGATATGTCGTCTCGGCCTCGATCTCAAAACCTGCCGACCGAGTCGCACCGACGTTTCTGCGTTGGCGGGTGATCAGCGTCGGCGTGGTCGAGATCGTCACATTCGAAACTGCCCGATCGATCTTTGTCCAAAACACAGACGAGCGAAGACTGAACGAACGGCGCTTGTAATTAACGCCGCCCTCAGCATTTGTCGCCCTTTCAGCCCGCAGATCGGCATTGGCGAGCGTATTTACATTGCCCACCCTGAACGAGCGGTATAGCTCATTCAGAGTCGGAAAACGAAAACCGGACGAAGCACTTGCGTAGACCGACACCTGGTCATTTGCATAATAGAGCAACGCCGCCTGCGGACTATATGCCGTCTCCGAGCGGTCAGGAAACGCCGTCGTCCCTGTCAGACCTGATGCGAGGCCAAGCGTCGATACGAGACCGCGGGTATTTTGCCAGCTGTCAAACCTGACGCCGCCGACAAGCACCAACTTCTCGCCGACCTTTACGAGATCCCGCAAAAAAGCCCCGATCGCCGTCTCACGGCCCCCGGCACCGACCTTAGTGGTCGCTAGCCCGCTGGAATAGACGATCTCATCGCTTGACCCGCGAACCTGCCGTCCATCTATACCGCCGACCAGCGAATGATCGCCTACGACGCCCGAAAATACTAACGAACCGCCGATATTCTGTGCCGGAACACGCTGTATGCGCGTCAGGCTCTCAGCCGTTCGCGTTGCGTTAACAGCGGAGAATGTCTGATCGTAGGTCTGCGTTCCGCCGTAAGCACGCCATTCGGCAGTGATCGTGTCACGCCGCGAGAACTTACCGCCCGCGACGATCTGACGGATATGTGTGCGATTCGTCTGAAGGCCGGTTCCGTTCGTTCGAACTTCGCCAAATATCGACGGCCTGACAAAGACCGACGCCGTTCTGCCGAATTCGCGGCGAACGCGGCCTAAAAAACTTGTATATCGGACGCCTGCATAACCATCCACCGGACCTCGATCCGCCATATCGACCGCACGAAACCCTTGCGTCTGAAACGCCGCCGCCGCTGCGTCAAACGTGAATCCTTGCCATCGAGTACCACCGAACCCTGAGCCCGAAAAGGTGTTCTGACCGCCGGCAAATGCCTCGGCAGAAAAAGCGTGATTTTGCGCGGCCTTTCGCGGTATAATATTGACAGCTCCGCTGAGCGCGTAGTCGCCGTAAAGGCTCGACGCACCTCCGCGAAGCACCTCGACCTGTTCCACCGCTATCGCGGGCACGCGTTCCCATTGAACCCAGCCGCCAAACGGATCACCGAGCGGCACACCGTCAAACAGCACCGCCGCACGGCTCGCACCGCTCGAACCTGTTCCTCGGAACGAAACACCCTGTGTTGTCGGGTTTGAAGTTCGGCTGCCGGTCCGGCGAAACGTCGAGAAGCCGACACTTTGCCGCAAGGTCTCGTCGAGTGTCGGAACTGCCGAAGTCTCGATCTCGCGTTTTGACAATACGGTGACGCTCGCCGGAGTTTCGCCGATCGTCGAGCCAGTTCGGTCAGCGACGACAACAACGTCTTCGCGGATCGGCTCCGGCGTTGGAGAAACGACCGGCGTTTGGCCGCTAAGTGTTGCAGCAAAAAGGAAGATCGTGCATATCGCCGCCGGCATTAGCATAAGAAAAGTGTTGCAATCGGGAACAATTCGATGTTTAGATATGTTATCACGGAGAAAATTTTGACTTTTAGCGAAAATACCCTATGTTCGACAACGTGACTCCAGGAGCAGCCAAACCGTCGCGCCGTGTGGTCGATTGGCGCATGAAGGTGCTCGTCCTGTTTGGAACGAGGCCCGAGGTCATCAAACTCGCGCCTGTCATTCACGAACTCCGTAAGAAATTTTTCCAGACCATAGTCGTTTCATCAAGCCAGCATAAACAGCTGTTAAAGCCCTTTCTCGATGCTCTCAAGGTCGACGTCGATTTTGATCTCGGAGTAATGAAACGCAACCAAACTCCTAGCGATGTCTGCTCTCGGATCTTGTCAAAACTCGACAAAATACTGGCGTCAGAGCAGCCCGATCTGATTCTCGTCCAGGGCGATACGACTACGACATTGGCAGGAGCTCTCGCCGGATTTTATCGCCGGATTCCCGTTGGGCATGTCGAGGCTGGTTTGCGGTCCGGCAACTTGATGAGCCCGTTTCCGGAGGAAATGAACCGCCGCGTTGTCTCGCAGATCGCGTCATTCCATTTTGCCGCGACCGAAAAGAACCGCCGCAATTTACTGGCTGAGGATGTCGGCAGTGAAAAGATATTTGTCACCGGAGATCCGGTCGTTGACGCGATGAAGCAGATGCTCAAGCAAATGACGCCGGGCGATAAGATCAAGCAGCTGATAAAATCGACCGAAGGCAAAAAACGCCTGCTGGTAACGACACATCGCCGCGAGAGCTTTGGTCCCGTCATGACGGCAAATCTACGTGTTTTGCGGGATTTTGTCGAAAAACGAAAGAACGTCTGCATGTTCTTCCCTGTCCATCCAAACCCCAATGTTAAGGCCGCCGCCAAAGAGATATTGGGCAAGTGCGACCGCATCTTTCTCATCGAACCGCTAGATTACGGCGACTTTCTGGCTGTGATGAAATCGGCGTGGTTAATCGTGTCCGACTCGGGCGGCGTGCAGGAAGAAGCTCCGAGTTTAGGCAAACCGTTGCTTGTTCTTCGCGAAAACACCGAACGCCCCGAGGCCATTCGATCCGGCGTTTCAAAGCTGATCGGCAATAATCCCGGTGCTCTCAAACGCCTGCTTGAAGAAAACTACGACGTCGAGACCTGGATCAAATCGGTCAAAGAGGTCGCAAATCCATTCGGCGACGGCAGATCTGCTGCCCGCATTGTCCGCGTTATCGAAGAAAAACTCGCCTCAAAGCCTATCCAGGCAAGGTCCATTCAGGGAAGCCTGTTTTAAACACCGATGTCATCCGGCGCAAAAATTGGCAAGCATTTACTCACCATTCTGGTCGAGGACTATTTTCACGTCGGTGCGTTTGAAAACCTGATTCACCAAAAGAATTGGTCAAATTTTGAACCTCGTTACGAACAGAACACCCTCAAAACCCTGGATATATTGGATGAGTTCGACACGAAGGCGACCTTTTTTGTCCTCGGATGGATCGCGGAACAGAACCCGAATCTGATCCGTGAGATCGTTGCCCGCGGTCACGAGGTTGCCAGCCGCGGGTTTTATCATCGCAGCGTCAAGAACCTGACGGACGATGAATTTCGCGTTGATCTTCGCCGCTCAAACAAGGCGATATATGACGCTTCGGGCCAAATGGTGATCGGCTATCGATCCGCCGAAAAGCTGTCATACACCGGCAACGATTGGGTCTTTGACGCGCTGGCGGACGAGGGATTTGCGTATGATTCGTCATTTCTACCCGGCCGAAACTGCGAAAAGGCAAAGCGGGCGGCACATCAGATACACCGCGGCGGCAAGGCTATCTGGGAATTTCCTTATTCGACACGCGATCTCAGCGTCGGTTTACTGCCGATCTCAGGCGGCAATTATTTCCGGCAGATCCCGTATACGTTGACACGGCATTTCGTTAGGAATTGGAATAAGGAAACGGACGCACCATTCGTCTCATATTTTCACGTCTGGGAACTCGACCCCGAACAGCCGCGTATCTCTGCCGCCTCAAAATACAACCGTATCCGCCATTATCGAAAGCTCGATAAAATGGAGTGGATCTTACGCGAAAACCTCGAACTATATGACTGCACGAGTATCGCCTCGCACCTCGGGCTATCAGATGAGATCCGAGAGAACGTCAAGGCCCACGCCGCAGCTGCTGACGAAACTGCGATCGAATTGATCTCGACTTCGGTCGAGCCGACACCAAAGATCCGGAGAAAGAATACGATACCGGTTTCGATCGTCATTCCCTGCTATAACGAAGAAGATGCACTGCCGTATCTCGCAAATACGCTTCGAAGCGTCGAGCAGCGGCTCGAAACTGTTGGTTTTAATGCGAATTTCATATTTGTAGATGACCGGAGTACGGACGCGACGTTTGAAATACTCGACGAACTTTACGGCGCCGAAAAAAATGTAACTATCGTCCGTCATGACGAGAACAAAGGCGTCGCTGCCGGTATTATGACCGGCATACGCACAGCAAAAACCGAGATCGTCGCATCGATGGACTGCGACTGCACATACGACCCTCACGAGCTTGCCCGCATGCTGCCTTTGCTCAGCGAAGAGGTAGATATGGTCACTGCGTCGCCATATCACAAGGACGGCGGCGTGCGAAACGTGCCGGGCTGGCGATTGTTTCTATCGAAAGGAGCTTCGTTCCTCTATCGCCGTGTTCTACATGCGAAACTCGACACTTATACTAGCTGCTTTCGCATCTATCGACGTGATGCGATGCTGGGCCTTCAACTGAATGAGACCGGCTTTCTCGGCGTTGCCGAAATGCTTGGAAAACTGGATCTTTCGGGCGGCAAGATCGTCGAATTCCCTTCGGTTCTCGAGGTGCGGCTATTTGGCATTTCAAAGATGAAAACGGCCCGAACGATCGTTGGCCATCTTTCGCTTCTCGCGAATCTCTCAAAAGTCCGGTGGTTTCGGAAATCCGAACCGATTAAACCTTCTATAACACTTGAGGAAAAGTCGCGTTAAAACGGCGATTTCCGAAAGACAAATCAGCCGTTCGATATCTTCTTGGAGACGATCAAACTTTCTCATTTCCCCTAACTACACGTTACAAAACACGATCATTAAATTTAATATGACCCCTACTGCAACAACCGAAAGACTTATGTGCCTGCCATCGGATCAGGATTCGACCGGACGGACCTTTGGCGAAGAGGAAATTCGCTATGTGACCGAGGCACTAAATAGCGGCACGCTGACAACCACGAAAGGCAAATTCGGCAAGATGCTCGAACAGGCTTTTGCTGAAAAGCTCGGCGCAAAATATGCGTACGCCTGCACATCCGGCTCAGCTGCCATACATATCGCGGTCGCGACCGTTAACCCGAATCCCGGCGACGAGATCATTACGACATCGATAACAGATATGGGGGCATTGACGCCGCTGATGTACCGCGGCGTGGTACCGGTATTTGCTGAGGTTGACCCGAAAACGCTCAACGTCACAGCGGAAACGATCGCAGCCAAGATCAGCGATCGCACTAAGGCGATCATCGTCACACACCTCTTCGGCAATCCGTGTGTAATGGATCCGATCATGGCACTCGCGAAAGAGCACAATCTGCCCGTCATCGAAGATTCGGCACAGACATTCCTGGCAAAATGTGGAGATAAATATGCGGGAACAATAGGCGACATAGGCTGTTTTTCGCTCCAACAGGGCAAGCACATGACCACCGGCGAAGGCGGCATGGTCGTCACAAACGACGAAAAGATCGCCCGGCATATGTTCCTGTACATCAATAAGGCCTGGGGCTACGGCGATGCGAACGCAGATCACTATTTCATGGCCTTGAACTACCGCGTTAGCGAACTTCAGGCGGCCGTCGCTCTCGGACAGCTCGAAAAGCTCGATGATTGTGTATCTAACCGGCAGAAAACGGCGGCGATGTTCGAAGAACTGCTGAAAGGCATCGACGGCATCGAAGCACCTGTGATCGAAGCCAATGCGACACACGTTTACTGGAAATACTGTCTCACGGTCGATGACTCGGTAATCGAAGGCGGTTCGCCCGCACTCGCGGTTCTTCTGAAAGAAAAGAACATCTTTTCGGCTCCGCGCTATATCGTCAAACCGGCGTTCATGTGCCAGGTCTTCCAGGAAAAGAACACTCTCGGCGACAGCCAGTTCCCGTTCAACCTCGCCCGAGAAGGTGCGGTCGATTACGAAATGGCAAATTATCCACTGACCGCGAAGGCTCTACACGACGTTCTCGTCCTGCCGTGGAACGAAAAATACACCGAGGAACACGTCCGCTACATTGCTGACAACGTACGAATTGCCGCCTCGAAATTGAGAAAGTAAATTAACAGGATATGCAGGATGAAAAATAAATCCTTTATATCCTGTCCATCCTGTTTGAAACCAACTTAATATATGAAGAAATTAAAATTTGGACTAGTCGGAGCCGGTGGTATCGCACAGGCGTATGCTCAGGCATTTAATGAGAGCGAATGTTGTGATCTCGTCGCCGTTGCCGACGTTCGCGAAGCCGCTGCGAACGCCTTGGCAGAGATCGTTTGCGGAACTGCCTTTGGCGACTATCAAGAGCTCGCCGATCTCGAACTCGATGCGATGATCGTCGCAACGCCGCCGAGCACACATCCCGAGATCGCATGTTTCTTTATGGAACGCGGTATCGCGGTGTTGTGTGAAAAACCCCTGTGCTTGAGCGTTGCCGAGGCTGAAAGGATGATCGTCACTGCGGCCCTGAACGACGTTCAATTTACCATGGCGTCGAAATTTCGCTACTGCGAAGACGTGATCAAGGCAAAAGGTATTCTCGCCTCGGGTATGCTTGGCGAGGTTCTGCAGTTTGAAAATTCCTTCACGGCAAAGGTAGATATGTCGCAGCGTTGGAATTCAAATGCGGAGTTTTCTGGCGGCGGCGTGCTGATCGACAACGGAACGCATTCGGTCGATATCATCCGGTATTTCATGGGCGGAATCGATTCGGTCCTGGTCGTTGATGCCGGCGGCACGCAGGGCCTCTCGGTCGATGAGAACGTCAAGATGTTTGCCAAAACAAATGGGAATGTCACTGCGAGCGTCGATCTGACTTGGGGTATCAACAAAGAGCTGCCATATTTCATCAGCATTTACGGCACCAGCGGCACACTCCATATTGGATGGCGCGAATCAAAGTACAAGACCAACTCAAGCCCGGATTGGACCGTTTTCGGCAGCGGATATGACAAGGTCGCTTCGTTCAAGGGCAAGGTCGAGAACT from Acidobacteriota bacterium includes the following:
- a CDS encoding TonB-dependent receptor, which produces MLMPAAICTIFLFAATLSGQTPVVSPTPEPIREDVVVVADRTGSTIGETPASVTVLSKREIETSAVPTLDETLRQSVGFSTFRRTGSRTSNPTTQGVSFRGTGSSGASRAAVLFDGVPLGDPFGGWVQWERVPAIAVEQVEVLRGGASSLYGDYALSGAVNIIPRKAAQNHAFSAEAFAGGQNTFSGSGFGGTRWQGFTFDAAAAAFQTQGFRAVDMADRGPVDGYAGVRYTSFLGRVRREFGRTASVFVRPSIFGEVRTNGTGLQTNRTHIRQIVAGGKFSRRDTITAEWRAYGGTQTYDQTFSAVNATRTAESLTRIQRVPAQNIGGSLVFSGVVGDHSLVGGIDGRQVRGSSDEIVYSSGLATTKVGAGGRETAIGAFLRDLVKVGEKLVLVGGVRFDSWQNTRGLVSTLGLASGLTGTTAFPDRSETAYSPQAALLYYANDQVSVYASASSGFRFPTLNELYRSFRVGNVNTLANADLRAERATNAEGGVNYKRRSFSLRSSVFWTKIDRAVSNVTISTTPTLITRQRRNVGATRSAGFEIEAETTYRRLHFSAGYLFADSRVVEFAADPTLVGLRVPQVARHQVTFQARYSMEKWTLALQGRAAGKQFDDDQNLFRLEPFLQIDLFASRRVGKNASIFAALENVTNTRYPTSRTPIRTVSSPINFRAGVRWN
- a CDS encoding DegT/DnrJ/EryC1/StrS family aminotransferase, which encodes MCLPSDQDSTGRTFGEEEIRYVTEALNSGTLTTTKGKFGKMLEQAFAEKLGAKYAYACTSGSAAIHIAVATVNPNPGDEIITTSITDMGALTPLMYRGVVPVFAEVDPKTLNVTAETIAAKISDRTKAIIVTHLFGNPCVMDPIMALAKEHNLPVIEDSAQTFLAKCGDKYAGTIGDIGCFSLQQGKHMTTGEGGMVVTNDEKIARHMFLYINKAWGYGDANADHYFMALNYRVSELQAAVALGQLEKLDDCVSNRQKTAAMFEELLKGIDGIEAPVIEANATHVYWKYCLTVDDSVIEGGSPALAVLLKEKNIFSAPRYIVKPAFMCQVFQEKNTLGDSQFPFNLAREGAVDYEMANYPLTAKALHDVLVLPWNEKYTEEHVRYIADNVRIAASKLRK
- the wecB gene encoding UDP-N-acetylglucosamine 2-epimerase (non-hydrolyzing), producing MFDNVTPGAAKPSRRVVDWRMKVLVLFGTRPEVIKLAPVIHELRKKFFQTIVVSSSQHKQLLKPFLDALKVDVDFDLGVMKRNQTPSDVCSRILSKLDKILASEQPDLILVQGDTTTTLAGALAGFYRRIPVGHVEAGLRSGNLMSPFPEEMNRRVVSQIASFHFAATEKNRRNLLAEDVGSEKIFVTGDPVVDAMKQMLKQMTPGDKIKQLIKSTEGKKRLLVTTHRRESFGPVMTANLRVLRDFVEKRKNVCMFFPVHPNPNVKAAAKEILGKCDRIFLIEPLDYGDFLAVMKSAWLIVSDSGGVQEEAPSLGKPLLVLRENTERPEAIRSGVSKLIGNNPGALKRLLEENYDVETWIKSVKEVANPFGDGRSAARIVRVIEEKLASKPIQARSIQGSLF
- a CDS encoding glycosyltransferase, whose amino-acid sequence is MSSGAKIGKHLLTILVEDYFHVGAFENLIHQKNWSNFEPRYEQNTLKTLDILDEFDTKATFFVLGWIAEQNPNLIREIVARGHEVASRGFYHRSVKNLTDDEFRVDLRRSNKAIYDASGQMVIGYRSAEKLSYTGNDWVFDALADEGFAYDSSFLPGRNCEKAKRAAHQIHRGGKAIWEFPYSTRDLSVGLLPISGGNYFRQIPYTLTRHFVRNWNKETDAPFVSYFHVWELDPEQPRISAASKYNRIRHYRKLDKMEWILRENLELYDCTSIASHLGLSDEIRENVKAHAAAADETAIELISTSVEPTPKIRRKNTIPVSIVIPCYNEEDALPYLANTLRSVEQRLETVGFNANFIFVDDRSTDATFEILDELYGAEKNVTIVRHDENKGVAAGIMTGIRTAKTEIVASMDCDCTYDPHELARMLPLLSEEVDMVTASPYHKDGGVRNVPGWRLFLSKGASFLYRRVLHAKLDTYTSCFRIYRRDAMLGLQLNETGFLGVAEMLGKLDLSGGKIVEFPSVLEVRLFGISKMKTARTIVGHLSLLANLSKVRWFRKSEPIKPSITLEEKSR